In one window of Verrucomicrobiales bacterium DNA:
- a CDS encoding phosphodiester glycosidase family protein, which yields MMQRSISGLLLGLGCLVYLSAARGEMLLSPWVPAFKGIDHSVGTNIADITIPRRQVAHCFRVDLQDPDVRLFTTPPAPNYVSGTRETLFLSVSNFLKEQKLAVASNCNFYDSNSGTDVGSEGVPGWVYGLQVCTGAVVSLPESGPDSNGRHAAILFTTNNQPIVAFHNRPPGASLEGIYTAVSGYYPILSNGVNIGAVARSAYPDSSIHDPQPRTVFGVSGDKRYLFVMTIDGRQSGYSEGALDAESAAWMIQFGAADAINMDGGGSVALYRSDCEGNPMAVNHSSYVGSRGRERYIGSHFGVAAPPYHRGLLDLDVDIGGGTATLTWRTAAPASTEVDYGLTSAYGSSHRSEIRLMTRHVVTLRDLAPDRFYYFRARSVSTRETNEVACRFHNSSSAGWQATPVFGMTQVWTYTTNNLDAVDWTAPTHSEDDWLGSGSGLLYVEDAANPVSPKSTLLPPGIGGRLPVTYYFRTRFPFEGERSGVSLVFSNFLDDGAVFYLNGREIHRLHLTSSMVVSNQTLATSYGCGGDATPDCPQVFTVEPGLLEGLLAAENVLAVEVHNYSRGSPDIVFGCALSALRPQALPPLLRAVVDGAGVVLYWNGQGYTLQRLKTIANNPEAWEDLPGNATISPQFIPFEDTAFFRLRGP from the coding sequence ATGATGCAACGAAGTATCAGCGGACTACTGCTGGGGCTCGGATGCCTCGTGTATCTGAGTGCGGCGCGGGGTGAGATGCTACTCAGCCCGTGGGTGCCGGCTTTCAAGGGAATTGACCACTCGGTTGGAACGAACATCGCTGACATCACTATCCCGCGACGACAGGTGGCCCATTGCTTTCGGGTCGATCTACAGGATCCCGATGTCCGGCTTTTTACCACGCCTCCCGCACCGAACTATGTGAGTGGAACCCGCGAAACGCTCTTCCTCAGCGTGAGCAATTTTCTCAAGGAACAAAAACTTGCCGTTGCTTCCAATTGCAATTTCTACGACTCGAATAGTGGAACCGATGTCGGCTCCGAGGGTGTCCCGGGATGGGTTTACGGCTTGCAGGTCTGCACCGGGGCGGTCGTCTCTCTGCCGGAATCGGGTCCCGACTCTAACGGCCGCCACGCTGCCATCCTATTCACCACCAACAACCAACCGATCGTCGCCTTCCACAACCGCCCCCCGGGAGCCAGTCTCGAGGGGATCTACACGGCCGTATCGGGGTACTATCCCATTCTGAGTAACGGGGTGAACATCGGTGCCGTGGCTCGGAGCGCTTATCCCGACAGCTCCATCCATGATCCCCAGCCGCGCACGGTTTTCGGAGTCTCTGGTGACAAACGATACCTCTTCGTCATGACCATCGATGGAAGGCAGTCGGGCTATAGTGAGGGCGCCCTGGATGCCGAATCCGCCGCGTGGATGATCCAGTTTGGTGCTGCCGATGCGATCAACATGGACGGCGGGGGATCCGTCGCGCTGTATCGGTCCGATTGCGAGGGAAATCCCATGGCAGTCAACCACTCAAGCTACGTGGGATCTCGGGGCCGCGAGCGTTACATCGGAAGCCATTTTGGGGTCGCGGCTCCCCCTTACCACCGCGGCCTGCTGGATCTGGATGTGGATATTGGCGGAGGCACGGCGACATTGACCTGGCGCACCGCCGCTCCGGCCTCGACCGAGGTGGACTATGGACTGACATCCGCCTACGGAAGCTCGCATCGATCGGAGATCCGTCTGATGACGCGACATGTCGTCACCCTTCGCGATCTTGCCCCCGATCGTTTCTACTACTTTCGAGCGCGCTCGGTCTCAACGAGAGAGACCAATGAAGTGGCCTGCCGCTTCCACAATTCCAGTTCTGCCGGCTGGCAGGCGACGCCGGTGTTCGGCATGACTCAGGTCTGGACCTATACCACCAACAACCTTGACGCGGTGGACTGGACCGCGCCGACCCATTCCGAGGACGACTGGCTCGGCTCCGGTTCGGGGCTGTTATACGTCGAGGACGCGGCCAATCCGGTATCCCCAAAAAGCACATTGCTCCCACCCGGGATCGGGGGACGGCTCCCTGTTACCTATTACTTCCGAACCCGGTTCCCATTCGAGGGCGAGCGGTCCGGTGTTTCCCTGGTGTTTTCGAACTTCCTCGACGATGGAGCGGTGTTTTACCTCAACGGAAGGGAGATTCACCGGCTGCACCTGACATCGTCGATGGTGGTATCGAATCAAACGTTGGCGACGAGTTACGGATGCGGTGGCGATGCAACGCCAGACTGTCCCCAAGTGTTTACAGTTGAGCCTGGGCTTCTCGAAGGATTATTGGCCGCTGAGAATGTGCTCGCGGTGGAGGTCCACAACTACAGTCGCGGCAGCCCTGACATCGTGTTTGGTTGCGCGTTGAGCGCGCTCCGGCCTCAGGCCTTACCTCCGCTGCTGCGCGCGGTGGTGGACGGCGCGGGCGTTGTGCTTTACTGGAACGGTCAAGGATACACCCTCCAGCGATTGAAAACCATCGCGAACAATCCGGAAGCTTGGGAAGACCTTCCCGGGAACGCGACGATTAGCCCGCAGTTCATCCCATTCGAGGACACGGCCTTTTTTCGGCTGCGCGGTCCATGA
- a CDS encoding immunoglobulin domain-containing protein: protein MPDASDWETISVLLDSASSTYSEPWDDATCRTLMKGGYLGNGDFGAHLGGTRHSLKYYLGKNGFHAGNDVVGFRGGDDPAPGPYKQHILNLAIWTIEAASGMESGSAYRVTQDLRNAEIRADCTMAGAPVLTRAYLSASSNALVLELSTNGGADVRLQATLSIVGNQYVAKSAGTSGEVIWVTKEPNAEGAPFYVKGAVAARVLGATSLATTDDRNYSRLTFTLPANGGIVRLFLQAEHTKNAPSPLAAVLASARDTTEVGVADLSAQNRAWWKQFWLRSYIHLDDEVQRYWYNHLYMIGSAARSGSDNGPGKAPGHWGPWNRTDDMKWFGNLGMNYNAQNPYYGTFAANHIDLVDPYIQTIKYYAENTARKRVANRWVSPEIAARMPANCRGVQFEGSFTAHGTPSTGGGTNGSEDCCMATNAVFGILPLVWKWKYGQDRSFLSETCYPLMQEVTDFFDDYIGKPVNGRYDVYGSVHEGANWFAKNDMFSLGAMRFLYREIIAASVHLGRDANRRAHWQDILDNLSEYPLQAWENKVTFRPDAVHDIMEALHYQGGARNTGVMFTTTFDNISHRTLPAYKLATCHTLDKGNMFHPQRWCGWQNGNDFGMMFVMAVRAGYRPDRVLEAIKKWKPEPNGVVSQKDGGGIETAGIIEAINNMLLQSHDGVIRVFPNWDRTRDAAFKGLRAVGAFLVGARYRSAAQTIDSVRIFSERGNPCALQSPFDGDCITVTRADNRQSVPVVQNEDEFTFNTESGVTYQISRADCPSPSAEAPVITAQPEDATVVLSETATFRVSATGQNLRYQWQKNRVDIPEATSPSYTSPKTTLWDIGSTYRCVVSDGSLATRSRPGTLRAKE, encoded by the coding sequence ATGCCTGATGCGTCGGATTGGGAGACGATCTCGGTGCTGCTCGACAGCGCCTCCTCCACCTACAGCGAACCCTGGGATGACGCCACCTGCCGAACGTTGATGAAGGGCGGTTACCTGGGCAACGGCGACTTCGGAGCCCATCTCGGCGGCACGAGGCACTCCCTGAAATACTATTTGGGGAAGAACGGATTTCATGCGGGGAATGACGTAGTAGGGTTTCGCGGTGGCGACGACCCGGCCCCCGGGCCATACAAGCAACACATCCTGAACCTCGCGATCTGGACGATCGAAGCAGCGTCCGGCATGGAATCAGGGAGCGCTTATCGCGTCACCCAGGACCTGAGAAACGCAGAGATTCGGGCCGATTGCACCATGGCAGGGGCTCCGGTCCTGACGAGAGCCTATCTGTCCGCATCCAGCAACGCGCTGGTGTTGGAGTTGTCTACCAACGGGGGTGCCGACGTACGGCTGCAGGCCACCCTCTCGATTGTTGGCAATCAGTATGTCGCCAAAAGCGCGGGCACCTCCGGCGAGGTGATCTGGGTCACCAAGGAACCTAACGCCGAAGGCGCGCCTTTTTATGTGAAGGGCGCAGTAGCCGCCCGGGTCTTGGGCGCAACGAGCCTGGCAACCACCGACGACCGCAACTATTCCAGGTTGACCTTCACCCTGCCCGCCAACGGCGGAATCGTGAGACTTTTCCTTCAAGCCGAACACACAAAGAATGCCCCTTCTCCCCTCGCGGCGGTGTTGGCCTCCGCTCGGGATACGACGGAAGTGGGTGTGGCCGATCTCTCCGCTCAGAACCGAGCCTGGTGGAAACAGTTCTGGCTACGATCTTATATCCACTTGGACGATGAGGTGCAGCGCTACTGGTATAACCACCTCTACATGATCGGTTCCGCCGCACGAAGCGGCAGCGACAATGGTCCCGGCAAAGCACCCGGGCATTGGGGTCCTTGGAACCGGACCGACGATATGAAGTGGTTCGGGAATCTGGGTATGAACTACAATGCCCAGAATCCCTACTATGGGACCTTCGCCGCCAACCACATCGATCTGGTCGATCCCTATATCCAGACGATCAAATACTATGCGGAGAACACGGCCAGAAAACGTGTCGCCAACCGGTGGGTCTCTCCGGAAATCGCCGCCCGGATGCCTGCAAATTGTCGAGGTGTTCAGTTTGAAGGGTCATTCACGGCCCACGGCACGCCATCCACCGGAGGGGGCACCAATGGGAGTGAGGATTGCTGCATGGCCACCAATGCGGTCTTTGGCATACTGCCCCTCGTCTGGAAGTGGAAGTATGGCCAGGACCGCTCCTTCCTGTCCGAGACTTGTTATCCACTCATGCAGGAGGTCACGGATTTCTTCGACGATTACATCGGCAAGCCGGTCAACGGGCGTTACGACGTCTACGGCTCGGTACACGAAGGGGCGAACTGGTTCGCGAAAAATGACATGTTCAGTCTCGGAGCCATGCGATTTCTCTACCGTGAGATCATCGCGGCAAGCGTGCATCTCGGACGGGACGCGAACCGACGAGCCCACTGGCAGGACATTCTGGACAACTTGAGCGAGTATCCACTGCAGGCCTGGGAGAACAAAGTGACCTTCAGACCCGATGCGGTCCATGACATCATGGAAGCCCTGCACTATCAGGGCGGAGCCCGGAACACGGGCGTGATGTTTACCACCACCTTCGACAACATCAGCCATAGAACCCTGCCTGCCTACAAACTCGCGACCTGCCACACCCTCGACAAGGGGAATATGTTTCATCCCCAACGCTGGTGCGGTTGGCAAAATGGAAATGACTTCGGCATGATGTTTGTTATGGCCGTCCGGGCTGGCTACCGCCCCGATCGCGTGCTCGAGGCGATCAAGAAGTGGAAACCCGAACCCAATGGCGTCGTGTCCCAGAAGGATGGAGGGGGGATCGAAACCGCAGGGATTATCGAGGCCATCAACAACATGTTGCTGCAGAGCCACGACGGCGTCATCAGGGTATTTCCCAACTGGGACCGAACACGGGACGCGGCATTCAAGGGGCTCCGGGCAGTGGGTGCTTTTCTCGTCGGCGCAAGATACCGCTCGGCAGCGCAAACAATTGACTCAGTGCGGATCTTCAGCGAAAGGGGCAATCCGTGTGCGCTGCAAAGCCCATTCGACGGAGACTGCATTACCGTAACGCGAGCGGACAATCGGCAGTCGGTCCCGGTCGTCCAAAACGAGGATGAGTTCACTTTTAACACTGAGTCCGGCGTGACCTATCAGATCTCGCGAGCTGACTGTCCAAGCCCATCGGCCGAGGCACCGGTCATCACGGCCCAACCCGAGGACGCAACAGTCGTACTGTCCGAGACAGCCACGTTCAGAGTTTCAGCCACCGGCCAGAACCTGCGCTACCAGTGGCAGAAGAACCGGGTCGATATCCCCGAAGCGACCTCACCCAGCTACACCTCGCCCAAGACGACGCTGTGGGATATCGGCAGCACGTATCGATGCGTGGTATCCGATGGTTCACTCGCGACCCGAAGTCGTCCCGGAACCCTTCGGGCAAAGGAGTGA
- a CDS encoding Gfo/Idh/MocA family oxidoreductase, translating into MNIPHLTSRACQDDTPNRRQFLRTAAVAAGGIALAGPSSFNLARAGEPGANSRLRLGVIGCGGQGGGDLDAFLRNPEVDCVIIADVDDARAAKGAEIVAKHRKTKPDTVRDFRRVLDRKDVDIVLVATPDHWHALPTVMACQAGKDVYVEKPLASTIDEGRAIVTAAQKHQRIVQMGSQWKSCQHIIDAAEFVKSGRLGKVSMVRAWAWLDWQPEIGRPADSAPPSGVDYDLWLGPAPKRPFNQNRFHYNFRWFWDYAGGLMTDWGVHLINMAMMGMPVVSPKTVCSSGGTYVQTDMRDTPDSQIALYEFPDFMLQWEHKSGVGLGMNGRSWGVSWSGTEGTVLMNDEGWQLLVERRKANLEPFKRPSTGNAHPAHVRNFLDCVRSRQRPVLDAELGHHVSTLAHLGNIAFRSETKLVWDAAKERVTNSPEADRLVGVKYRKPWKLPYSHRA; encoded by the coding sequence ATGAACATCCCGCATCTCACATCCAGAGCCTGCCAAGATGACACTCCCAATCGCCGCCAGTTCCTTCGGACTGCCGCTGTGGCCGCCGGGGGAATCGCCTTGGCCGGCCCATCGTCCTTCAACCTGGCCCGCGCTGGCGAGCCTGGAGCCAACAGTCGATTGCGCCTCGGGGTGATTGGCTGTGGGGGGCAAGGAGGTGGCGACCTGGATGCCTTCCTGCGCAATCCAGAGGTGGACTGTGTCATCATCGCCGATGTCGACGACGCGCGGGCTGCCAAGGGAGCGGAGATCGTGGCCAAACATCGGAAGACCAAGCCGGACACCGTCCGCGATTTCCGACGCGTGCTCGACCGCAAGGACGTTGACATCGTGCTGGTGGCGACGCCTGACCACTGGCACGCCCTTCCTACCGTCATGGCCTGCCAGGCCGGCAAGGATGTGTATGTGGAAAAGCCGCTGGCCTCGACCATCGACGAAGGGCGGGCCATCGTTACGGCTGCTCAGAAGCACCAGCGCATCGTGCAGATGGGATCTCAGTGGAAGAGCTGCCAGCACATCATTGATGCGGCGGAATTTGTGAAGTCCGGCCGACTGGGGAAAGTCAGCATGGTTCGAGCTTGGGCCTGGCTGGATTGGCAACCAGAGATCGGGCGTCCTGCGGACAGCGCGCCGCCGTCTGGCGTAGACTATGACTTGTGGCTCGGGCCGGCTCCGAAACGCCCCTTCAATCAGAACCGGTTCCATTACAACTTCCGCTGGTTCTGGGATTACGCCGGCGGGTTGATGACCGACTGGGGCGTGCACCTCATCAACATGGCCATGATGGGTATGCCTGTGGTTTCGCCCAAGACGGTGTGTTCGAGCGGGGGCACTTACGTCCAGACTGACATGAGAGACACGCCGGATTCGCAGATAGCGTTGTATGAGTTTCCGGACTTTATGCTCCAGTGGGAACACAAGAGCGGCGTGGGCTTGGGCATGAATGGCCGTTCCTGGGGTGTTTCTTGGAGCGGCACCGAAGGTACCGTTCTCATGAACGACGAGGGGTGGCAACTCTTAGTGGAACGGCGCAAGGCCAATCTCGAGCCCTTCAAACGTCCCAGCACTGGCAACGCTCATCCGGCGCACGTGCGCAATTTCCTGGACTGCGTCCGGTCGCGTCAACGTCCCGTGCTCGACGCTGAACTCGGACACCATGTCTCCACCCTCGCGCATCTGGGCAATATTGCGTTTCGCTCGGAGACCAAACTGGTTTGGGATGCCGCAAAGGAGCGGGTGACCAACAGCCCTGAGGCGGACCGCCTCGTCGGCGTCAAATATCGGAAGCCCTGGAAGCTGCCCTATTCGCACCGAGCGTGA
- a CDS encoding autotransporter-associated beta strand repeat-containing protein, translating into MKPCTTVLAVSMMLAAVTPWQTRAAENLWNNSSANSLWDLASANWTLPTIWSDGDDAIFGPTGAGTVMLGGPITAQRLNFTAAGYTLEGNGNALTLAGASPTLTATEDVTIAASIVGENGLVIQGSKTILLAGDASVPDANHYTGGTYIRSGTLILQAAGAGNGATAGSPHAVDSIEALDTGATLKFGTTFDDSAPLASQWVSAPGEQIGARILGTRMVMTGGTLDLNNDPKNEVIRVPEGFGLIVNNGSSVQAGLNVIMDGLDHTFSGVIADGNNGVLVGDNFAAGATPQGPGYQIGIVSISGTAGSTWTLAGDNTYSGSTRIDGGTIVKLAGNHSLGIPTLTGSLTGPLRIQNGSALDLNGRDQTIALMTAGQPGAKIYNSAVGTVSTLTVGYGNEQAGRNAPYQLMDNPGVGGILALRKINTQPYDLVQSNITTLEVTTTRVTGCTQGLRNDCVATYSGDTSIESGTLDVQGLTAISANSAYRITTTGAFGPGVLKLSYEGDALCRQLWIDGVQQPNGTYGAGTAGIDPNSTGTITVTGFAPATIAVVQSGSTLNLSWGGVYKLQSSTNNILGPYHDHVGGGLNTAVIPMNPEVGAVYYRLATY; encoded by the coding sequence ATGAAACCCTGCACTACTGTTCTAGCGGTCAGCATGATGCTGGCAGCCGTCACACCTTGGCAAACGCGCGCCGCCGAGAACTTATGGAATAACAGTTCGGCCAATTCCCTGTGGGATCTGGCCAGCGCCAACTGGACCTTGCCGACGATCTGGTCTGATGGCGACGATGCGATCTTCGGACCGACGGGAGCGGGTACCGTCATGCTCGGCGGCCCCATCACCGCTCAGCGCCTGAACTTTACTGCGGCTGGTTACACCCTTGAGGGGAATGGCAACGCTCTGACCCTGGCCGGCGCGAGCCCGACCTTGACGGCCACCGAGGACGTGACGATTGCAGCGAGCATTGTGGGGGAGAACGGTCTAGTGATTCAAGGGTCCAAAACGATCCTGCTCGCCGGCGACGCCTCCGTCCCGGATGCCAACCATTACACCGGCGGCACCTACATCCGGAGCGGCACGCTGATCCTCCAGGCGGCCGGTGCAGGCAACGGAGCCACCGCGGGAAGCCCTCACGCCGTGGACAGCATCGAAGCCTTGGACACCGGCGCCACTCTAAAATTCGGCACGACCTTCGACGACTCCGCACCCCTCGCCAGCCAATGGGTATCGGCGCCCGGTGAACAAATTGGAGCCCGGATCCTGGGGACACGAATGGTCATGACCGGCGGCACACTGGATCTCAACAATGACCCGAAGAACGAAGTGATCCGGGTTCCAGAAGGTTTTGGATTGATCGTCAACAACGGTTCGAGCGTTCAAGCGGGACTGAATGTCATCATGGATGGCCTGGACCACACCTTCTCTGGTGTAATCGCCGACGGCAACAATGGGGTGCTTGTTGGTGACAATTTCGCCGCTGGCGCCACACCGCAAGGGCCAGGCTACCAGATCGGCATCGTCAGCATCTCGGGAACCGCTGGCTCCACCTGGACCCTGGCAGGCGACAACACCTACTCGGGATCCACCCGCATTGACGGAGGCACCATTGTCAAGCTGGCGGGCAACCATAGCCTGGGCATCCCGACGCTCACTGGAAGTCTCACTGGCCCCTTGCGAATTCAAAATGGTTCCGCTCTCGATCTTAATGGGCGTGATCAAACCATCGCGCTGATGACGGCCGGACAACCGGGCGCGAAAATCTACAATAGCGCGGTCGGAACCGTTTCCACCCTGACGGTGGGCTACGGGAATGAACAAGCCGGTCGGAACGCTCCCTACCAACTCATGGACAACCCGGGCGTGGGCGGCATTCTCGCCTTGAGAAAGATCAACACCCAGCCGTACGACCTGGTGCAATCCAACATCACCACTCTCGAAGTCACCACCACCCGTGTTACCGGATGCACCCAGGGGCTGCGCAATGACTGCGTGGCGACTTACAGCGGGGACACCTCCATCGAAAGCGGCACCTTGGATGTGCAAGGTCTGACCGCGATTAGTGCGAACAGCGCCTACCGTATCACAACGACCGGGGCGTTCGGACCTGGCGTGTTGAAACTGAGCTACGAAGGCGACGCCCTTTGCCGTCAGTTGTGGATCGACGGAGTTCAACAACCCAACGGCACTTATGGCGCAGGAACTGCCGGCATTGATCCCAACAGCACCGGCACGATCACCGTCACGGGCTTTGCACCAGCGACCATCGCCGTGGTGCAGTCCGGCAGCACTCTCAACCTCTCATGGGGCGGCGTCTACAAGTTGCAGTCCAGCACCAACAACATTCTCGGACCCTATCACGATCACGTTGGAGGCGGTTTGAACACCGCAGTCATACCCATGAATCCGGAAGTCGGAGCAGTGTACTACCGTCTGGCGACCTACTAA